One part of the Neoarius graeffei isolate fNeoGra1 chromosome 2, fNeoGra1.pri, whole genome shotgun sequence genome encodes these proteins:
- the cnr1 gene encoding cannabinoid receptor 1 has product MKSVLDGVADTTFRTITSGLQYLGSNDASYDDPTIDADFVKGSYSFQKPPSAFRSSSFPDKVGPDEELIVKGLPFYPTNGTDLFGNQSLGEEGANVQCGENFMDMECFMILTPSQQLAVAVMSLTLGTFTVLENLVVLCVILHSRTLRCRPSYHFIGSLAVADLLGSVIFVYSFLDFHIFHRKDSPNIFLFKLGGVTASFTASVGSLFLTAIDRYISIHRPLAYRRIVTRTKAVIAFCMMWAISIIIAVLPLLGWNCIRLNSVCSDIFPLIDENYLMFWIGVTSILLIFIIYAYMYILWKAHHHAVRMLSRTSQKSLVVYSTDGTKVQTTRPEQARMDIRLAKTLVLILVVLVICWGPLLAIMVYDLFWKMNDDIKTVFAFCSMLCLLNSTVNPIIYALRSKDLRRAFLATCQGCRSSSITQQLDNSLESDCQNRNLQIHAKRAAESCVKTTVKIAKVTMSVSTDTSAEAV; this is encoded by the coding sequence ATGAAGTCTGTTCTGGATGGCGTGGCAGACACCACCTTCAGAACAATCACCTCCGGGCTCCAGTACCTTGGGTCCAATGATGCCAGCTATGACGACCCCACTATTGATGCTGATTTTGTCAAAGGCAGCTACTCCTTTCAGAAGCCGCCGTCCGCATTCCGCAGCAGCTCCTTCCCGGATAAAGTCGGGCCAGATGAGGAACTCATCGTTAAAGGGCTTCCCTTTTATCCCACCAATGGCACAGATCTGTTTGGGAACCAGAGCCTGGGGGAGGAAGGGGCCAATGTGCAGTGTGGGGAGAACTTCATGGACATGGAGTGCTTTATGATCCTGACTCCAAGCCAGCAGTTGGCTGTGGCGGTCATGTCTCTGACACTGGGTACCTTCACGGTTCTGGAGAACCTAGTGGTTCTGTGTGTGATCCTGCACTCGCGCACACTGCGCTGCAGACCTTCTTATCACTTCATTGGTAGCCTGGCTGTGGCAGATTTGCTGGGGAGTGTCATTTTTGTCTACAGTTTCTTGGACTTCCATATCTTTCACCGCAAAGATAGTCCCAACATATTTCTGTTTAAGCTTGGAGGTGTCACAGCATCCTTTACTGCCTCTGTTGGGAGTCTCTTCCTCACAGCCATTGATCGATATATCTCAATCCATCGTCCGCTGGCGTACCGACGCATTGTGACACGAACCAAGGCGGTGATTGCTTTCTGCATGATGTGGGCCATTTCCATCATCATTGCAGTGCTTCCACTTCTCGGATGGAACTGCATACGCTTGAACTCTGTGTGTTCTGACATCTTCCCACTCATTGATGAAAATTACCTGATGTTCTGGATTGGCGTGACCAGCATCCTTTTGATTTTCATCATCTATGCGTACATGTATATCCTGTGGAAGGCTCATCACCATGCTGTACGAATGCTTAGCCGAACCTCACAGAAAAGCCTGGTGGTTTACTCCACAGATGGCACCAAGGTTCAGACCACCCGACCTGAGCAAGCACGGATGGACATTCGCCTTGCCAAGACGCTTGTTCTCATTCTGGTAGTCCTGGTGATCTGCTGGGGCCCCTTGCTGGCCATCATGGTGTATGACCTTTTCTGGAAGATGAATGATGACATCAAGACAGTGTTTGCTttctgcagcatgctctgtttgcTTAACTCCACCGTGAACCCCATCATTTACGCACTGAGGAGTAAGGACCTGCGCCGGGCCTTTTTGGCCACCTGCCAAGGCTGCAGGAGCAGCAGCATCACGCAGCAGTTGGACAACAGCTTGGAGTCAGACTGCCAGAACCGCAACCTGCAGATCCATGCAAAACGAGCGGCCGAGAGCTGTGTCAAGACCACTGTGAAAATAGCCAAAGTGACCATGTCCGTCTCTACTGACACCTCGGCTGAAGCCGTCTAA